A window of Zonotrichia leucophrys gambelii isolate GWCS_2022_RI chromosome 6, RI_Zleu_2.0, whole genome shotgun sequence genomic DNA:
CacctggaattcctgcctggtttatcctcagcacagagcagcccaagcCATGCTGCAGAGGGCTGAGAAGCTGGAGTGGTCCCAGCCCCTGTTGCCCTGAGGCCAGAGCACTGACCTGGATTTGTAGAGCCGTTTCTCTGGCAGtgaggggccggggctggctgcaggctgggagatCTCCATGCTCTCCTCAGGCCCTGTTTCCATGGCATTCCCTTGGGATTGCTCTGCCATCTCCACGCTCACATCCATGGGCacgctgctgccctgctccacaggAGAGTTTGTGTGCTTGGAGCCACTGCAGAGATAAAATTTTACATcctggctcaggagctgccatGTGAGCCCAGAGCCAAGGAAATCAAAGGTAGTTCATGAGGAAACAAGTCCATCTGGGAtggattccttcccaatatcccatctctccctgccctctgggaatgggaagccattcccccttttcctggcaccCCATCCCTTGTAAAGAGTCTTTCCATGTTTCCTGTAGCTCCCTCAGGCCACAGTGAGGTCACCTCAGAGCTGGACAACTCCAATTCCCTCAAGAGGAAAGTTCTGCAGTTACCTTTTCACCTTCTTGGGCCTGTCAAACCGAAAGTCAGCAGGATACAGGTGCACAGTCACCAAGTGATCCTTCCTGTCCTTGCTGCTCCTGAACTTCTCTGTGCAGCCTTCCACCAGACACTGGTACTgcaaggcagggaggagaaaggaaaaaaaacccacataactgggaaaaaacaaGCACAAACCAACCACCAGGCAAGGGCTGGGCATGGCAGCTCACCATATTTTGCTTCTCAGCCATGATCTGGAAGAGGGAGTCGTGCCACTCCAAGATGTGGATgtccaggaggttcccagagggaaaggagcGCTTGCAGAAGGAGCAGACATTCCTGTGCAGGGTGTTGTAGTGGTGCTCGTAGCCCTCCAGTGTGTCAAacacctggctgcagccagagatGTGGCAGCTGAACTCGGACACCCTGCAGGGAAATCAGGGCTTTAAGCTAAatcagagccctgcaggaaaATCAGGGCTTTAAGCTAaatcagagccctgcagggaaatAATGACTTTAGGCTAAATTAGAGCCTTATTTTCAGCTGCAAACGTCCCCTCTAGATGACTTTATCTTGGATTGGATCACAAAGCTCATCTGACTCCagccccttgccatgggcagggacactttccaccagGCCCACACCTGCAGCCACAACATTTGTGGCTTTTTATATGACTAATATGactaatatttaatattaaatgcCAGGTGCAATGAACAAAGATCATGATGGCGCCAGCAGATGGAAACTTATTTGCCATTGGAAACTTATTAACCATTATGGCTCCACGATCATCTAGATCGTGCTCCTGTTGAAGGACAAACAAGccattaattaataaattagcTGTCTGGGCTAAAAGTTGCAGTTGTGGATGACAGCTCAGTCATCCAACACAGTCCTGCTAGGCCAGTGCTTTTATAAGAGACATCCAAAGGTGAAACTCACACTATACTCAAAGGACTTCCTGGCTTTTAAATATGACAGCAAGACCAAGATTCTCCCCCAGGCTTGGCCTTCCCGCTTGatgctttcccagctgctgcagcccagggaagctgtggggaTCCCTGGGAGTGCCCAAGGCCGGGCTGGACAGGGCTCGGAGCAGCCCGGGGTAGATGAAGATGTccgtgcccatggcagggagggaggaatgagatgattttccaacccaaaccattccttgATGCCATGACAGACGGATTCAGAGCCCACCTCACTTACTTGGGCCTCTCGGCCACCTCCTCGAGGCTGGTGAGGACGCCCTGCAGGTAGAGGTGCCTGTGCACGTCCCCATCCtagagaggagcagagagcGGCGCTGTCTGTGGGGCGGGCAGGGCTCGGGGCACAGCGCGAACCCTTCAGCCCCGCAATAACAGCGGCCCCCTCACGGCCCCGCCTCACCTCCAGCAGCGGGTGCTGCGGGCCGAGCTGGAGGCGGCGGGGGCTGAAGGTGAAGGGCGGTGTGGGCAGAGAGGCAGGCGGGGATGGGGGAGCCTGAGGGAGCGGCGGGAGCCCCTCACGGAGGAGCAGGCGGAGGtgcggcggcagcggcagcaTGGCGGGAAGGGCGAGGCGCGCAGGGCGCATGCGCATGGGCGCGCTGCCAAGGTTACCGCGCCGCCCAGGGCGCATGCGCGGGGCGCGCTTCCCGGCGCCAGCGGCGGCACTTCCGGGCGGGCAGGTAGGGATGggatgaaattaaattaaatttaatttaattagtAGATAGTGTATGATAGGGTAGAGCAGGGTATGGAGGGTGGGATGAGGCGCAGCTGAGGTGCTGCCCGGGCCTGTAGGGTCATCCCGGCGATGGCGATCCCCCCGCTGGCTGTTCCGTGTGCGGTGCCCCCTCAGGCCCTCAGccgagccagcccagctcccgcTGCTCCTCCTCATTCCCTGACCCACAGACATTTCATCCGGAAATCCCTGCAGGATCACTGCCCCAGGTGGTGGGGAAGGCGGGCTTTTAAAGAGATTCAAGCTTAAACTGCACCAGCCTGTTCTAATGTGAGTCAGTTTTGAGTGGAGAGTGGGACCAAGGCTTGCAGGTGTGAAAAAtggtgtattttatgattggcttatagcaaatattcaaatgaatattatatgggttgtgttagaaagtaatgctgtattaattctcttaagtagtgtggtaaatatagttttaggttataacaaaatgttaaaatagaaacgatgctatgtagcatactttttttaaagaaaggacttgcagcgagatagcagccacaggacacccaaatctttcagagagaaagaatttattgccctcttgTCAGAAGAAACGAATTTCTTCCCACCTCAAAggcgctgtcaggattcagaggcagaagctgacactgcccagacagaatcctgtgtttgaatggaatttatgcatcatgtatgaggtgtatgaatatgcaacaggctgttgcttttaagggttaatcctctgttaacgtggggccttttttgggcttattttgcccagaaaaaggtacccggacattcataactctttgtctctattgtctcatattgtcctaattcagaTTGTCCAAATTAtcattactctaattgtattactatttttataaccattttattactattaaacttttaaaattttaaaaacaagtgattggcgtttttcacacagggatcccttccagcctaaGTGAATTCCACGATCTTGGCAAAACAAAagtgtgtccctgtgcttgATACATGGATCTGGATTGTATCTGCTTGATACAGTCTGTGTCACGTGAATCTCCCTTATTTATTTCCATGATTCCTGACTCAGGGTCTTGTTTCTgatttacagaatcacaggatgttctgagctggaagggacccacaaggatcatcaagtccagctctggAGTGAATGGCCCATTCC
This region includes:
- the ZNF511 gene encoding zinc finger protein 511, with the protein product MRPGRRGNLGSAPMRMRPARLALPAMLPLPPHLRLLLREGLPPLPQAPPSPPASLPTPPFTFSPRRLQLGPQHPLLEDGDVHRHLYLQGVLTSLEEVAERPKVSEFSCHISGCSQVFDTLEGYEHHYNTLHRNVCSFCKRSFPSGNLLDIHILEWHDSLFQIMAEKQNMYQCLVEGCTEKFRSSKDRKDHLVTVHLYPADFRFDRPKKVKSGSKHTNSPVEQGSSVPMDVSVEMAEQSQGNAMETGPEESMEISQPAASPGPSLPEKRLYKSRIPSTICFGQGATRGFKGPRKKV